CCCGGCGCCGCGGCGTCAGCGCAGCACCGGCGCGTCGGGCAGCTCGTTGACGTCGGCAGCGCCTTCGCCGCGCGGGAAATGCGTGGCCAGCAGGTGATCGACCGCCGCCACCGCCGCCTGCAGGCCGGCGTCGAACCGGCCGGCCTGAAAGGCGTCGTGCATCTGCGCCACGATGGCCTGCCACTGCGCCGCGCCGACCTGCCGGTCGAGGCCCCGATCGGCCACGATCTCGATCGCGCGGTCGGCCAGCAGCAGGTAGATCAGCACGCCGTTGTTGGCCTCGGTGTCCCAGACACCGAGTTCGCCGAACAGCTCGACGGCGCGCTCGCGGGCGCTGGCGTTGCGCCACAGGTCGGCCAGCGGCAGGCCGGCCTCGATGCAGACGCGGATCTCGCCGTGGTGGCGGCCTTCGCTGGCGCGCACCTGCGCCTGCACGTGGTCGATCGTGTCGCGGCCGAGGCGGCGCGGCACGTCGGCGGGGTCGCTCCAGAGGTGTCGAACGAAGCGCACGAGGCGCTGCCACGGGGTGCGTGCCATCACCAGCTCCCGGAGGCGCCGCCGCCGCCAAAATTGCCGCCGCCGCCCGAGCGGAAGCCGCCGCCGCCCCCGCCTCCACCCCAGCCACCACCGCCGCCGAGGCCGCCACCCGGGCCACCCCAGCCGCCGCGTCGACCGCGTCCGCCGGCCGACTGCAACGTGCTGAAGGCGCCGGCAAACAGCGCCACCAGCAGGCCGAGCAGCCCGGCCACCACCGCCAGCACCAGGCTGGTCGACAGGATCCAGGCGAGCGTGCCGACACCCCCGGCCGTCAGCACCGGGCCGAGCTTGCGGCCGAACAGGTCCGACAGCGTCTTGGCGATGATCGGCACGCCGACGAAGGCCAGCATCGCCAGCGACTCCCAGTCGATGCCGGCGTTGCCTTCGGCGCCACGCGGTTGC
This portion of the Leptothrix cholodnii SP-6 genome encodes:
- a CDS encoding TPM domain-containing protein gives rise to the protein MARTPWQRLVRFVRHLWSDPADVPRRLGRDTIDHVQAQVRASEGRHHGEIRVCIEAGLPLADLWRNASARERAVELFGELGVWDTEANNGVLIYLLLADRAIEIVADRGLDRQVGAAQWQAIVAQMHDAFQAGRFDAGLQAAVAAVDHLLATHFPRGEGAADVNELPDAPVLR